The sequence below is a genomic window from Oryzomonas sagensis.
TCGGTTTTAGGTGCTAATAGTTTAGAATATATACAATTATTGTATGATGCTAGAGGCCGCAATGAATCGATTCGACTGAGGGGGAGACCATCATGAGCATGATGAAAGAGTTCAAGGAGTTCGCCGTAAAAGGGAATGTGGTCGATATGGCCGTAGGTATTGTCATAGGTGCCGCATTCGGCAAGATTGTATCATCCTTCGTGGGCGATATAATCATGCCCCCGATCGGTGTCCTGCTGGGCGGAGTCGATTTTTCCAGTCTGTCGATCATTGTCAGGGAAGCCGTGGAGAAAAAACCGGCAGTGCTTATCAACTACGGCAAGTTTTTCCAAACTATCATCGATTTCACGATAATTGCTTTTGCCATATTTATGGTGGTAAAAGCTATTAATTCGCTGAGAAAAAAAGAAGCGGCGGCGCCTCCGGCACCATCCAAGGAAGAAATATTGCTCACCGAAATAAGGGACCTGCTCAAGGAAAAAAAATAGTTTGCTCCAGCGATTCAGCACCCCGGTCCGGCGAGGTTCCGGAATCTTGCTCGCGAAGGGGCGTTCATCTGCCTTGCCATCAGAGCAAGAAGATTTTTTCCGAAAAACGCGGCAACCAGCCCTTGTTATTCACACGTTAAAGGGTACTCCGGTTCAAGCGATTTTCCAACCGGACACTGCCCATATCGGGTAGAGATGAGGTAAAAAAAGTCCTTGACGTCGGGGTATATTTATTTTATCTATAGTTCAACTAGATATGATATCGAAAAAGACCAAATACGCGCTCAAGGCGCTCTATCATCTGGCCGG
It includes:
- the mscL gene encoding large-conductance mechanosensitive channel protein MscL; the protein is MSMMKEFKEFAVKGNVVDMAVGIVIGAAFGKIVSSFVGDIIMPPIGVLLGGVDFSSLSIIVREAVEKKPAVLINYGKFFQTIIDFTIIAFAIFMVVKAINSLRKKEAAAPPAPSKEEILLTEIRDLLKEKK